A window from Calliopsis andreniformis isolate RMS-2024a chromosome 5, iyCalAndr_principal, whole genome shotgun sequence encodes these proteins:
- the LOC143179561 gene encoding uncharacterized protein LOC143179561 has product MSSDLGGYSSKGPLNLKSRHSIINYRLQASMHHRRYRNQHDGSKRGSSKVGKLRSALFNNFYPYLRPLSSRRTTNISARKENSISKRNQAVTDHKSRSKPSVSKSNEKITAVKIDDSDYVDFSSPLNTESTILSTKSHRQKSSVKSHNDENLVERLMRTTTKDPSKKHPGDQGIEYSDYYSEDDVLQDIAANKIPLGVVETGNPNDRFARGIVNSTSLRDDYRIDRNVQPYYQDYDSRGKDIRYTDDSLDNFQNYPSIERFSGLNRNSRLHGPDEISYEANRGYLDDGSENLEAVYPVSTEVILEPQMPEQIPDDTGVQSNLDVPDLNNVDSENEMRSFDSKEPDQFSRLSQYETQQEYLGNSDNNDPRNFNLGDTSLQLENLRVPQNGNPVMEVPQFSNSFDTSEMQNPYNYRQGGTNQHFDQNMANPSQVGSIRPSSMEEEDSQSQPQLNNFPTQVKNNYHNNQNNAASLNVANAMNLPLGKVLESLGINVNTDSMNSVNQNSNSEEKLKPATASNSLLHPVEKTSVALASKTLNRPVEHILSPNYLKKDPREELNRDDDESNIRGSDSQPLRMKNDNLNFREGHIRRQSGQNGFQSNNLLPFTNDDNNAAHNVNISIAMHDTKEVASQILDTIMEELEELKFDHAKNNKREGLPCRLSGSWSTAQAGMKLDMKVVNHSIIVTLSDFTSPRFHESLLNGTWNISGHAPFKRGSPFTLIATDNTTNSLAVFVGACRVCQGIDTIAGVWSVARKPKDCRDFQVATSVFNDIFRKTKLSTLKEKQHTANTGENATAKSEKKRS; this is encoded by the exons ATGTCCTCAGATTTAGGAGGTTACAGTAGTAAAGGTCCACTAAACTTAAAATCCAGACATAGTATCATAAACTACAGACTTCAAGCTTCAAT GCACCATCGACGCTACAGAAACCAACACGATGGGTCGAAGAGGGGATCTTCCAAGGTAGGTAAGCTTCGTTCTGCCCTCTTCAACAATTTCTACCCCTACCTC AGACCGCTGAGTAGCAGAAGAACCACTAACATATCCGCGAGGAAAGAGAATTCGATCAGTAAGCGTAATCAAGCCGTGACCGATCACAAATCGCGCAGCAAACCATCGGTATCGAAATCGAACGAGAAAATCACCGCTGTCAAAATAGACGACAGCGATTACGTTGACTTTTCCTCGCCACTGAATACAGAATCCACGATTCTGTCGACGAAATCGCATAGACAGAAAAGTTCTGTGAAATCGCACAACGATGAGAACCTGGTCGAGCGTTTAATGAGAACCACTACCAAAGACCCATCGAAGAAACATCCTGGAGACCAGGGGATCGagtattctgattactatagcgAGGACGATGTCCTCCAGGACATCGCTGCGAACAAAATTCCTCTGGGAGTCGTCGAGACAGGGAACCCTAATGATCGTTTTGCGCGTGGAATCGTGAATTCTACGTCTCTTCGTGATGATTATCGGATCGATAGAAATGTTCAGCCTTATTACCAGGATTACGATTCCCGTGGCAAAGATATTAGGTATACCGATGATTCTCTCGATAATTTTCAGAACTATCCTTCCATTGAACGTTTCTCGGGATTAAATCGGAATTCTCGACTTCACGGGCCAGACGAGATCAGTTATGAAGCGAACCGTGGGTATTTGGACGACGGAAGTGAAAATTTGGAAGCAGTGTATCCTGTCAGTACCGAAGTGATCCTGGAGCCACAAATGCCTGAACAAATTCCTGATGATACTGGTGTGCAGAGCAATCTGGATGTGCCTGATCTTAATAATGTAGACAGTGAAAATGAAATGAGAAGTTTTGATTCGAAGGAGCCTGATCAGTTCAGTCGTTTGAGTCAATACGAGACGCAGCAGGAATATCTGGGAAACTCTGATAATAATGATCCACGGAATTTCAATCTGGGAGATACGAGTCTTCAATTGGAGAACCTGAGGGTTCCTCAAAATGGAAATCCTGTTATGGAAGTGCCACAATTTTCTAATAGTTTTGATACTTCAGAGATGCAGAATCCTTACAATTATCGACAAGGGGGGACGAATCAGCACTTTGACCAGAATATGGCGAATCCATCTCAAGTGGGGAGTATAAGGCCTTCGAGTATGGAAGAAGAGGACTCTCAGAGTCAGCCACAGTTGAACAATTTTCCTACGCAAGTGAAGAATaactaccataataatcaaaataatgcaGCTTCGTTGAATGTTGCCAATGCAATGAATCTACCTTTGGGAAAAGTCCTGGAGTCTTTAGGGATCAATGTTAACACAGATTCAATGAATTCAGTGAATCAGAATTCAAATTCTGAGGAAAAACTTAAACCTGCTACTGCTTCGAACAGTCTTCTCCATCCGGTGGAAAAAACTAGTGTAGCTCTAGCTTCTAAGACGCTCAATCGACCAGTGGAACATATTTTGAGTCCAAATTATCTTAAGAAGGATCCCAGAGAGGAGTTAAATAGAGATGACGACGAGAGTAACATAAGAGGATCCGATTCCCAACCGCTGAGAATGAAAAACGACAATCTGAATTTTAGAGAGGGACACATCAGGAGGCAGTCTGGTCAAAACGGGTTCCAGAGCAATAATTTACTACCTTTCACGAACGATGACAATAATGCAGCCCACAACGTGAATATATCGATAGCGATGCACGACACTAAGGAGGTCGCCAGTCAAATACTTGACACGATAATGGAGGAGCTGGAAGAGCTAAAGTTCGATCACGCGAAGAACAACAAGAGAGAAG GCTTACCTTGCCGTTTGTCAGGGTCCTGGTCAACAGCACAGGCGGGGATGAAGCTGGATATGAAGGTCGTGAATCATTCTATAATCGTGACGCTTTCGGATTTCACCTCCCCACGCTTTCACGAAAGCCTGCTcaacggaacgtggaacatttccGGTCACGCCCCCTTCAAACGTGGCTCACCCTTCACTCTGATCGCCACTGATAACACCACGAACTCGCTGGCAGTGTTTGTCG GTGCCTGCAGAGTGTGCCAGGGCATCGACACTATAGCAGGGGTTTGGTCTGTGGCCCGAAAGCCAAAGGACTGCAGAGACTTCCAGGTAGCCACCAGCGTCTTCAACGACATATTCCGTAAAACGAAACTGTCCACTCTGAAGGAGAAGCAACATACTGCAAACACAGGGGAAAATGCGACAGCGAAGAGTGAGAAGAAAAGAAGTTAA